In Sander vitreus isolate 19-12246 chromosome 7, sanVit1, whole genome shotgun sequence, a genomic segment contains:
- the plcg1 gene encoding 1-phosphatidylinositol 4,5-bisphosphate phosphodiesterase gamma-1 isoform X2 codes for MAGTSGFFSNGPVPWMDNDTEMNNLYRDLELGTVLTLFYSKKSQRPERRTFQVKLETRTIIWTRGTDKIEGEIDIREIKEIRTGQKSRDFERYVEDSATRLEQAHCFVILYGTEFRLKSLSLAATSDEEMTMWVKGLNWLVADTLKAPTPLQIERWLRKQFYAVDRNREDRISCKDLKSMLSQVNYRVPNMRFLREKLPDSELRNGDVSFSQFAQLYRSLMFDAQRSMEIPFIQRFIDRPEQRISLDDFKGFLLESQREMWATDDNKVQEFMFSYLKDPLREVEQPYFHQDEYLTYLFSKENSIWDSSLDQVCPDNMSNPLSHYWISSSHNTYLTGDQFSSESSLEAYARCLRMGCRCIELDCWDGPDAMPVIYHGHTLTTKIKFCDVLTTIKEHAFVTSDYPIILSIEDHCSIVQQRNMATYFKKVFGDMLLTKAVDIVADGLPSPNQLKRKILIKHKKLAEGSAYEEVSTSTPYSENDISNSIKNGILYLEDPINHEWYPHFFVLTSTKIYFSEETSSNQGNDDEEEHREVSNGMDQHVTEKWFHGKLGAGRDGRQIAERLLSEYCLETGAPDGSFLVRESETFVGDYTLSFWRSGRVQHCRIHSRQEAGSPKFYLTDNLVFDTLFALINHYQQVALRCNEFEMKLTEPVPQTNAHESKEWYHANLSRSQAENMLMRVPRDGAFLVRKRAEPNSFAISFRAEGKIKHCRVQQEGQTVVLGTSEFDSLVDLISYYEKHPLYRKMKLRYPINEDTLEKIGTAEPDYGSLYEGRNPGFYVEANQMPTFKCTVRAMYEYKAQRDDELSFIKNAVISNVDKQEGGWWKGDCGGKKQLWFPANYVEEISPSAAEPDRTEMTENSPLGDLLRGSVDVSSCQIVVRTDGKGSRPHVFSLVPSTSMRTGPLLDIAASSQEELKEWVFKIREVTMTSEAKLEEGKMMERRKKIALELSDLVIYCRPVPFDEDKIGTERACFRDMSSFPETKAEKYVNKVKGKKFLQYNRLQLSRIYPRGQRLDSSNYDPLPMWLCGSQLVALNFQTADKPMQMNQALFMLNGRSGYVLQPPIMRDDHFDPFDRLTLRGLEQVTVEIEVLGARHLPKHGRGIVCPLIEIEVCGADYDSGKQKTDSEADNGLNPTWPRKPFQFVVYNSAFAFLRFVVYEIDMFNDQNFLAQATFPIHSIKTGYRSVPLKNSYNEDLELASLLVHIDIISGRDENGEVLSPFLAVGATSVSTSAQAGRERLGDSVSSTSSNMSPVPQSPAQATAYRGREGSFESRYQSPLEDFRVSQEALLDHMDPQNRQTRMLRRTRVGGENRV; via the exons ATGGCTGGGACTTCAGGCTTCTTTTCCAACGGACCTGTTCCGTGGATGGACAACGACACAGAGATGAACAACCTGTACAGAGACCTGGAACTGGGGACAGTACTGACACTGTTTTATTCTAAGAAGTCCCAGCGGCCAGAGAGACGGACATTTCAAGTCAAGCTGGAGACCAGGACTATTATCTGGACTCGGGGCACGGATAaaatagagggagaga TTGACATTCGAGAGATCAAGGAGATCCGTACTGGACAGAAGTCACGGGACTTTGAGCGATATGTGGAGGACTCAGCAACGAGGCTGGAGCAGGCTCACTGCTTTGTCATCCTGTATGGCACAGAGTTTCGCCTTAAATCACTCAGCCTGGCAG CAACCTCAGATGAGGAGATGACAATGTGGGTGAAGGGGTTAAACTGGCTTGTGGCCGACACACTGAAGGCTCCGACACCACTTCAGATAGAGAG atGGTTACGTAAGCAGTTCTACGCCGTTGATCGCAACAGAGAAGACAG GATATCCTGTAAGGATCTGAAGAGCATGCTGAGCCAGGTCAACTACAGGGTGCCCAACATGAGGTTCCTCCGAGAGAAACTTCCG GACTCAGAGTTGAGGAATGGAGACGTGTCCTTCAGCCAGTTTGCCCAGCTCTATCGCAGCCTCATGTTTGATGCTCAGAGAAGC ATGGAAATCCCATTTATACAAAG GTTCATTGACAGACCAGAACAGAGGATCTCCCTTGACGACTTCAAGGGCTTCCTCCTGGAGTCTCAAAGG GAAATGTGGGCCACAGATGACAACAAAGTTCAGGAGTTTATGTTCAGCTACCTGAAAGACCCCCTGAGAGAAGTGGAGCAGCCTTATTTCCACCAAGATGAG TACCTGACATACCTGTTCTCCAAAGAGAACAGCATCTGGGATTCCTCCCTGGACCAGGTGTGTCCTGACAATATGAGCAACCCCCTGTCCCACTACTGGATCTCCTCTTCGCATAACAC CTACCTGACGGGAGACCAGTTTTCCAGTGAGTCGTCCCTGGAGGCATACGCTCGCTGTCTGAGGATGGGCTGCCGCTGTATTGAAT TGGACTGCTGGGATGGACCAGATGCAATGCCGGTCATCTACCACGGACACACACTTACAACAAAAATCAAGTTTTGCGATGTTTTGACCACCATCAAAGAGCATGCCTTCGTCACATCCGA CTATCCCATCATCTTGTCCATCGAGGACCACTGTAGTATTGTGCAGCAGAGGAATATGGCCACTTACTTTAAGAAGGTGTTTGGAGACATGCTGCTGACCAAGGCAGTGGATATCGTGGCAGATGGCCTGCCCTCACCCAACCAGCTCAAGAGGAAGATCCTCATCAAG CATAAGAAGCTTGCAGAAGGCAGTGCCTATGAGGAGGTGTCCACCTCCACTCCCTACTCGGAGAATGATATCAGCAACTCCATCAAAAATGGCATCCTGTACCTGGAAGACCCCATTAATCAT GAGTGGTACCCTCATTTCTTTGTCCTGACCAGCACTAAGATCTACTTCTCGGAAGAGACCTCCAGTAACCAGGGTAACGATGATGAGGAGGAGCATAGAGAG GTTTCCAACGGTATGGACCAGCACGTGACAGAGAAATGGTTCCACGGGAAGCTGGGCGCGGGGCGGGACGGGCGGCAGATAGCCGAGAGGTTACTGTCGGAGTACTGCCTGGAGACCGGAGCTCCTGATGGCTCTTTCCTGGTCCGAGAGAGCGAGACCTTTGTGGGAGACTACACACTGTCTTTCTG GCGTTCAGGGCGGGTGCAGCACTGTCGTATCCACTCTCGTCAGGAGGCAGGCAGCCCCAAGTTCTACCTGACTGACAACCTGGTGTTCGACACGCTCTTTGCCCTGATCAACCACTACCAGCAGGTGGCACTGCGCTGCAACGAGTTTGAGATGAAGCTGACTGAGCCGGTGCCTCAGACCAATGCTCACGAGAGCAAAGA ATGGTACCATGCCAACCTCTCCAGGAGCCAAGCAGAAAACATGCTGATGAGGGTACCTCGTGACGGGGCTTTTCTTGTAAGGAAGAGGGCAGAACCCAACTCGTTTGCCATTTCCTTCAG GGCCGAGGGAAAGATAAAGCACTGCCGCGTGCAACAGGAAGGTCAGACTGTGGTGCTGGGCACCTCAGAGTTTGACAGCCTAGTAGATCTCATCAGCTACTATGAGAAGCACCCTCTGTACCGCAAAATGAAACTCCGCTATCCCATCAATGAGGACACACTGGAGAAGATAGGCACTGCT GAGCCAGATTACGGGTCACTGTACGAGGGCAGGAATCCAGGCTTTTACGTGGAGGCCAATCAAATGCCAACATTTAAG TGCACGGTGAGAGCCATGTACGAGTATAAAGCCCAGAGAGACGATGAGCTTTCCTTCATTAAGAACGCTGTTATCTCTAATGTGGACAAACAGGAAGGAGGATG GTGGAAGGGTGACTGTGGAGGGAAGAAGCAGCTGTGGTTTCCTGCTAATTACGTGGAGGAGATAAGTCCATCAGCGGCGGAACCTGATAGAACT GAGATGACAGAAAACAGCCCCCTGGGAGATCTGCTGAGAGGAAGTGTGGATGTGTCTTCCTGTCAGATTG ttgTGCGTACTGATGGGAAGGGCAGCAGGCCTCATGTCTTCTCCCTGGTGCCGAGCACCTCCATGCGGACAGGCCCGTTGCTGGACATCGCTGCCAGCAGCCAAGAAGAACTCAAGGAATGGGTGTTTAAGATCCGAGAGGTCACCATGACCTCAGAGGCCAAG CTAGAGGAAGGGAAGAtgatggagaggaggaagaagattgCACTGGAACTGTCCGACCTGGTCATCTACTGTAGGCCTGTGCCGTTTGATGAAGACA AGATTGGCACAGAGCGGGCCTGTTTCCGGGACATGTCATCCTTCCCTGAGACCAAGGCAGAGAAGTACGTCAACAAGGTCAAAGGGAAGAAGTTCCTGCAGTACAATCGACTGCAGCTGTCCAGGATCTACCCCAGAGGCCAGAGACTAGACTCCTCAAACTACGACCCTCTGCCCATGTGGCTCTGTGGGTCCCAGCTGGTTGCGCTTAACTTCCAGACAGCAG ACAAGCCCATGCAGATGAACCAGGCTCTGTTCATGCTGAACGGAAGGAGTGGCTACGTCCTTCAGCCGCCCATTATGAGGGATGACCACTTTGATCCCTTCGACAGGCTTACGCTACGAGGCCTCGAACAAGTCACTGTAGAGATAGAG GTTTTGGGCGCGCGGCACCTGCCCAAGCACGGACGCGGCATAGTTTGTCCTTTGATCGAGATTGAGGTGTGTGGGGCAGACTACGACAGTGGCAAGCAAAAAACTGACTCAGAAG CTGATAACGGTCTGAACCCCACGTGGCCCCGAAAGCCATTCCAGTTCGTAGTATACAACTCTGCCTTTGCCTTCTTGCGCTTTGTGGTTTATGAGATTGACATGTTCAATGACCAAAACTTCCTGGCGCAGGCCACATTCCCCATTCACAGCATCAAGACAG GCTACCGGTCCGTACCTCTGAAGAACAGCTACAATGAGGATCTGGAGTTGGCTTCTCTGTTAGTCCACATAGACATCATCAGTGGCAGG gatgaaaacggagaggttctGAGCCCTTTCCTTGCAGTCGGGGCTACGTCAGTGTCAACATCTGCCCAAGCTGGGCGGGAACGTTTGGGGGATTCCGTGTCTTCGACTTCCTCCAACATGTCTCCTGTGCCGCAGTCGCCGGCCCAGGCCACGGCCTACAGGGGGAGAGAGGGCTCCTTTGAATCCCGCTACCAGTCCCCTCTAGAAGACTTCAGGGTGTCCCAGGAGGCACTGTTGGACCACATGGACccacagaacagacaaacaag GATGTTACGGAGGACCAGAGTGGGCGGAGAGAACCGTGTCTAA